The following are encoded in a window of Vigna unguiculata cultivar IT97K-499-35 chromosome 8, ASM411807v1, whole genome shotgun sequence genomic DNA:
- the LOC114194997 gene encoding uncharacterized protein LOC114194997 yields the protein MANRRRRNTAGADDIAQVIHRMVDAMQPIAAPPRAVVAPTRPVSMEDFMKHRPAKFSGKATPDEADAWMRECEKICRVLGCTDEQRLLFVTFLLVADAEYWWQGMQQLMQTREEQVTWTIFRTRFLEKYFPDSARHEREAEFLTLQQGTMTVAAYIERFKYLARFYTPVVTEEWRCRKFEGGLKHEIRRFIVPLRIREFPVLVEQAKTVEQLETGSSSGGKQQRTIPDVRPQRKPYSRPPTTWGRLQCYNCGGEHLRRDCTRPASSAGEGSSTGKCYVCQQTRHFARQCPNRRPAGSVPAKRPVGDRPRAPGRVFALTTPEAKQSGNLL from the coding sequence ATGGCtaacaggaggaggaggaacACAGCTGGAGCTGATGACATAGCTCAGGTGATCCATCGtatggtggatgcgatgcagcCCATAGCGGCGCCACCCAGAGCTGTAGTGGCACCTACCCGACCAGTATCTATGGAGGATTTCATGAAACACCGGCCGGCCAAGTTCTCTGGCAAGGCCACTCCTGATGAGGCAGATGCCTGGATGCGGGAATGTGAGAAGATCTGTAGAGTGTTGGGGTGCACAGATGAGCAGAGGCTGTTGTTTGTCACATTTCTCCTTGTGGCAGACGCAGAGtattggtggcaggggatgcagCAGTTGATGCAGACCCGTGAGGAGCAGGTGACATGGACTATcttcaggacgaggttcctggagaagtaCTTTCCCGACAGTGCGAGGCACGAGCGGGAGGCAGAGTTCCTTACTCTTCAGCAGGGGACCATGACTGTGGCGGCATACATAGAGAGGTTTAAGTATCTGGCGCGTTTCTACACCCCAGTAGTCACCGAGgagtggaggtgtaggaagtTCGAGGGCGGATTAAAACATGAGATACGCCGTTTCATTGTGCCGCTTCGGATTAGAGAGTTTCCAGTTTTGGTCGAACAGGCCAAGACTGTGGAGCAGTTGGAGACCGGGTCGAGTAGTGGAGGGAAACAACAGAGGACTATCCCAGATGTCAGACCACAGAGGAAACCTTATAGCAGACCGCCGACTACCTGGGGAAGGCTACAGTGTTATAACTGTGGCGGGGAACACTTGAGGAGGGATTGCACTAGACCTGCCAGCAGTGCAGGTGAAGGTAGTAGCACTGGTAAGTGCTACGTATGTCAGCAGACAAGGCACTTTGCACGTCAGTGTCCTAACAGAAGACCAGCTGGCAGTGTGCCAGCTAAGAGGCCAGTAGGAGACCGACCCAGAGCACCGGGGCGTGTGTTTGCTTTGACGACGCCAGAAGCGAAACAGTCAGGTAACCTTTTATAG